The nucleotide sequence CGATTTAATTCCAATCCTCCCAGCTCATCAAAAACATCCAAATCAAAAAGGCTTCTTCATGGTTGTTATGGGGAGGCAAAAATAGAATAAGAACAGGGTCCTGGACCATGTATAGTTTGTGTGACTGGTACTGCTTTTCCACAGACTGCGTGTGTTGGGAGTTATAGGGCAGAGGTCAAGGGATCAGGCAGGCCGGGTCATCTACCGACCTTTCCCAGGCGGTGGTCTGTCTTGGGGTCTGCGATGATGGCCTGGACAGCTACGATAGCCTCGTTGATCCGGGTCTGCAGGTCTCGCAGCTCCTCAATGTGGAGCAGACGCAGGATCTGAGCCGCTTCGTTCAGGGTAGCGTCTGCAGAGAAAGGAGCAGCACACCGTTAAGAGGCCGTGTTCCAGGACATGAGATTATGCTCAGTCAGTGATCAGCGACTAAGGTCACAGTTGAATTCTTGTATGAATGTAGGAACACATGTTGACAGGATTAAGGATGCATGCAATCATGCTTTTGTTTTCCCTAGGTTCTAAATGctgtgttaaaaaaaaagaaaccATTTGTAGTGACCCGAAAAAAAGAAAAACTTCcatatatatactaccgttcaaaagcttggggtcactttgaaatgtccttgaaagaaaaacaaatttgtccattaaaagaacatcaaattgatcagaaatacagtgtagacatggttCATGTTGtgaattactattgtagctggaaaaagcagattttttatggaatatctacataggtgcacagaggcccatttatcagcaaccaccactcctgtgttccaatggcaggtTGTGTTAGCTAAAAcattttgtttctggccattttgagcctgtaatcaaacccacaaatgctgacgctccagatactcaactagtctaaagacctgttttatttcttctttagtcaccacagttttcagctgtgctaacataactggAAAAGGGTTCtcatgatcaattagctttttaaaactgataaacttggattagccaacacaacgtgccattggaacacaggagtgatggttactgataatgggcctctgtacacctatgtagataattcattaaaaaaataaactcagcaaaaaaaaaaacatccttactgtcaactgcatttattttcagcaaacttaacatgtgtaaatatttgtatgaacataagattcaacaacagacaaactgaacaagttccacagatatgtgactaacagaaatggaataatgtgtccctgaacaaagggggggtcaaaatcaaaagtcagtatctggtgtggccaccagctgcattaagtagtgcagtgcatctcctcctcatggacggcaccagatttgtcagttcttgctatgagatgttgccccactcttccaccaaggcacctgcaagttcacagacatttctgggggggaaatggccttagccctcaccctccgatccaacacgtgcccaatgggattgagatctgggctcttcactggccatggcagaacactgacattccggtcttgcaggaaatcacacagaacgtatggctggtggcattgtcatgctggagggtcatgtcaggatgagcctgcaggaagggtaccacataagggaggaggatgtcttccctgtaacgcacagcgttgagatagcttgttgtcattgcaggcacagtccgatgatgctgtgacacactgccccaggcCATGACAGAACCTCCACCTCCaaaaatcgatcccgctccagagtacaggcctcggtgtaacgctcattccttcaacagtaaacgcaaatctgaccatcacccctggtgagacaaaaccgcgactcgtcagtgaagagcactttttgccagtcctgtctggtgcagcgacggtgggtttgtgcccataggcgatgttgttgccggtgatgtctggtgaggacctgccttacaacaggcctacaagccctcagtccagcctctctcagcctattgtggacagtctgagcactgatggagggattgtgcgttcctgttgccatcctgtacctgtcccgcaggtgtgatgttcgaatgtgcaggtgttgttacacgtggtctgccactgcaaggacgatcagctgtccgtccggtctccctgtagcgctgtcttaggcgtctcagtacagacattgcaatttatttattgccctggccacatctgcagtcctcatgcctccttgcagcatgacaAATGGCACGTTCACacatgagcagggaccctgggcatctttcttttggtgtttttcagagtcagtagaccTTCATTGCCTTAAAGCTGTTAGTGTCtaaatgaccgttccacaggtgcatgttcattaattgtttatggttcattgaacaagcataggaaacagtgtttaaaccctttacaatgaagacatttgcatttttacgaattatctttgaaagacagggtcctgaaatcagccgtttccagcaacaatagtcatttacaacattaacaaatgtctatactgtatttctgatcaatttgatcttTTAATGGACACCCCAAAAAATAAAAGCGCAttactttcaaaaacaaggacatttctaagtgacccagaactttttaacggtagtgtacatacctCTCGGCAAGTATGTACAACTCCTGCACTGACACAGCTTGATATTGTGTTGACATTAGGCCACTTCAAACAGAGGTTCACAGGGAAATGTCACTCATCTCCACATTGACACATTCCATGTCGTTTCCTTTGCCCGGATGCATCTCCAACAGATCTGGATCAGATCTTGACTATGTGATGGCCCTAGCCACCCAAGCATTACATCAACAGTAGATCAATAAATTCCATTACTGTTCTGTCAATCATATCAATAGGTAAGAATGGGTTTGCCATGGTGCCCAAGGGGGTAGCCTAGCTAGGCTGTTAGCTCCTGCAAATGTATTGTTATATTATTTTTCTGCAAACTGTTGTTTTAGGAAGATAATTACAGAGCACACAAATCTGGTGATCTGAAATCATATtttcaataacacaataaattGATTATTATATTGATTGCACTGCTAGCTTGCTTTACTGCTAGCTTTGATTTGGGGAGCTCATGCCGGGGATTTCCTCTTGAGGTGTCGGGCGGCTTGGACAGACTGGACTCTGTGCTGAATCGTAGCGCTGTAATGGAAGCCTGATACATTGGGACTGGGAGACGATTCAGCCTGGAGAACACCACTGGAGAATACTCGGGCTGAGGAGCTACGGGGATGCGATTCAACTCAGCGAGGGTGGCTAAGCAGTGGAAAGATTTGCAAGGCGGAGCCAGGCTACTCCCAAGTGGTCGCAACCAACGTGGTTTGGACAGTGAAGAAAGCTGGCTAGTTCTGCAAGCTATTCCCAAGTAGAACAACCACTTATCTGGAGGACTGTTCAAATGTGTTATGTTTTGATCTTGCAGTATTTAATTATTTGGGCCATGTGATATTTACTGCAATTCAGCTTTTAGCTGTGATTGTGTAACATGTTtgaagaggaccacaatggaaataagtttTTTTACTTAAATGCATTGTATCCACATTTGTATTGCGTTTTATAATTGTCAAATAAAAAAGTGTGGAGGCCTTTAAGATGATAATAATCGTCTTGGGCACAAAAGGGAATTGACAGCGTAAGCATTTGCAGTTACAGAAGAACTTCAAAATGTAATTTAGGGACTAGTCCCTTTATGAGGATAATACACTGCCGTTTGAAAATGTGTCCCGTGTGCATTACTTAAAATACTCGACTGCGAGCACTCACCTCCAGTATCAAAGCCGAGGATGTGCTTGTCCAAGGCCACGGGGAGACCCTTGAGGCAAAAACAGGAAGAGACATCACAGCAATTAGGGGACACAGGAAGTGCCAATATACAGCAATCTTCTTAAAATAGCGTAGCCACGGAGATGACTTCCAGACCACTGCACACAGGCCTTACCCATCACACTCGGAGGctccatgtacagtgccttgcaaaagtgtttttcctattttgttgcattacaacctgcaatttaaatggatttttatttggatttcatataatggacatacacaaaatagtccaaattggaaAAAAAaggtggtgcgtgcatatgtattcaccccctttgctatgaagcccctaaataagatctggtgtaaccaattaccttcagaagtcacaaagtcataaaagtccacctgtgtgcaatctaaatgTCACATGATCTATCACAATCTCATatacatacacctgttctgaaaggccccagagtccgCAAcgccactaagcaaggggcaccaccaagcaagcggcaccatgaagaccaagaagctctccaaacaggtcagggacaaagttggagaagtacagatcagggttgggttataaaaaaaataaaaaatatatgcaaCTTTGAACATCTCACAGAGCACCGTTAAACCCATTATTTTAATAAAATGGGAAGAatgtggcaccacaacaaacctgccaagagagggccgcccaccaaaactcacagaccagtcAAGGAGGGCATtgaatcagaggcaacaaagtgaccaaagataaccctgaaggcgctacaaagctccacagcggagatgggAGTATCCATCCATAGGACCACATTAAACCATACACTCCAcaaagctgggctttacagatgagtggccagaaaaaagctattgcgtaaagaaaaaaaataagcaaacacatttgatgTTCgccaaaaaggcatgtgggagactccccaaacatatggaagaaggtattctttttggccatcaaggaaagcgcaaacccaacacctcatcacCCGAGAACGTTATCCCCTTCGGGAATGTTTTCCCCCATCGGCAGGGagtgggaaactggtcagaattgaaagaatgatggatggcgcaaaatacagggaaattcttgagggaaacctgtttcagtcttccagagatttgagactgggacggaggttcaccttccagcaggacaatgatcctaagcatactgctaaagcaacactcgagtggtttaaggggaaacatttaaatgtcttggaatggcctcgtcaaagcccagacctcaatccaattgagaatctgtggtatgacttaaagattgctgtacaccagcagaacccatccaacttgaaggagcagttttgccttgaagaatgggcaaaaatcccagtggctagatgtgccaagcttaaagagacaaaccccaagagacttgcatctgtaattgctgcaaaagatggctctacaaagtattgactttgggggggtgaatagttatgcacgcgcaagttcagttttttgtcttatttcccccccaaaaatctattttatttcaggttgtaaggcaacaaaataggaaaaatgccaaggggtgtgaatactttcacaagccactgtcaAGTGTCTCAGAGTACGAGTGCCCACACCCCTGTCCATATAATTTTATTAATTGTGATTTAAAAAGGCTAAACTGATGCTAAACCAGTACTCAGATGTTTTGTACGGAGAGTTCAGAGTGTGCTTGCCTTGTGCAAATGGTCCCAAAAATACAAAACCTGTCCTGCTTGGACCCAGTTCTGAAGTATTGTGGGCATTCTTTCAGATCACGTTTTCAAACCTTTGTCATTTTGATGAGGTCTAAATGTGTAGGCGGGAGGGTGGATCTTCCTCAGTATCTCACCTCTTTAGACTGCCTGGCCTTGGCTATAGCTTCtggggtcagtctctcttggATGAGGATCCTTATAGCCTGTTGGACAAGTGGAATAACCACACCATTGCTAACAAATCTGCATAAGTCTGAAATCTGCACAGGGTCATCATTTACAACATGGTCATAAGAACTGAGTAACACTCTTTTCACAGTATAGTGCCAATCCGAACTGGCTCTGATATTTTCATTTTACATTGTCCTTTTAGCAAGGTTCCAGTAGCTATGGTGGGTGCGTAACTAGGCCATCGCACCGCTAGGCAcagcttggctcagtagtgtgaaaagggccTTAGTACATTTGTCCCACTTCATAGACATGGTGCTTGATGGCTGCTGGTTCTCACCTTCAGCATGACCAGGTAGTCGTCGTGACGCTGGATCTTCAGCATGTTAGCCAGGCCCATCACACCAGCCTTAAAGTCTGGGTTGTTGCCTTGAGGAGCAAGAAGGGAACACACCCAGTCACCTTAACACTATACACATATCTacccctaccactccagtatccctgcacattgtaattatggtattggcactgaccctgtaCATTCAGTAGCTTACTTTCGTGTTCTTCTCATTTCTATTccttgtgtttttgttctactttactTTATAGTACTAcagatattgattactgcattgttgggaaagagctttcaagaaaggcatttcactgtatttgtgCAAGTGACAATAAAACATGAAACACTTATTTTCAATACAGCATGGGCCTGTTGACATTCATAATGTCAGCTGGAGTTACAACTGTCCCTGTTGGTTTGATTCTCATCTTGTTTTGCATGGTACTCAAACAAAAGATAACCATATGTAATCACTGGGAATAAACCATATTCAAGGGAAGTCAAGCCTAAGCAGGCCAGGTAGGTAATAATGAGCATAAAGCAAAAGAATAGCTAGTGAACGGCACCACATGAGCCTGAGGTATCCAACGTTTCTAGTCACCACTGTCAGCCTCTACATTCCCATAGCAGTGGTAGGTTGCTGTGTGCAATGATGATTTTATCACAAAACATGagggacagaggaagaggagtggatagaggatgagagagatgagTAGAGGGgtaaggagaaggaggaggatagGTATTTAGAGGAAGAGATGAAAGAGTGGTTAAGCTCACTGTCCAGATGGATGAGTGGATCCGAGGGTTTCTCCGCCTTGGTGGCCGTGGCTGGCGGACAGTTCTTGTACTTCTCAACTGGGGAGCCAGTGGGACATACAACATCCAGAAAGTGACCACTTAGTCGATGCCCCCCACTTATTAAATACTACTTAACTGCTTTTACAACAAAATACTTGCTTTAATAGTGTGTAAACTCAGTCATTTAACAGTCCTGGACACTAACAATAGTGTATGGCAACAGAGGGTGGAATCACAATTAGATTatccctctaaccactagacaggcagcctagtggttagagcgttggactagtaaccgaaaggttgcaagatcgaatccctgagctgacaaggtaaaaatctgttgttctgcccctgaacaaggcagttaaccacccactgttcctaggctgtcattgaaaataataatatgttcttaactgacttgcctagttaaataaaggtcaaataatgATCCCTTATGGTGGAGCAGTCAAAGTAGACCACTGTTAATGCAATGCTACCATCTAGAGGCTGATAACCACCACAACAATACATTCAAAGTAGTAATATGGTCTAAGTACACACAATGGGCACCGAATCACACAAGGAAAATAACACTAGTCCCTTCAATAAATCAAGAGATATAAGGAGTAAATGGATGGTACAGTACCATTGTCTCCATACTCGAACCGAACTGCTAGACCCAGCAACCAGTCCACCGACTCCTGTCTCTCTTGGACACTGAATGGGCAGTTTACATCTTGAAGATACTACGTAGGAAACAGAAAATCAAGCTCAtgttcagtagggagaaaacGTGCCACAGTGTGCCTTACAGAACATGACCCAGGGTACTGTGAATACAAGGTTCCTGAGACCATAACACAATCTTCTTCGAAATGGTTTACCTCCATTGGAGTGGTGTCATTACTAGCTCTCACCGGGTAGCTCTTTGATTCAGAGCTTGTGTATTCATCAGCGCTCACCATAAAACTAAAAGAAGCATTTATTGGACAAATGCACGTAGGTCCCTCCcagtttgcttccgtttggttcctaTTGAATACACCACAGGTGAGACATGGCTGAACAATTGTTTTCAAATGCCACCATTCACATTTCATGAAAAAAAATGGTAGTTTCTCCTTGAGCAGCATGTCTTACCCAGCGGAACCTTTACTGTCCAGACTCACACTGGGGAACTGTCCAGACTCACACTGGTGAACTATTCAAGCCTGGAGACAAAGGTTTCTGGTGCAAGCGCTGACTGACATGTGCTATGTCTCAAGAGTCTTTCCTCATCCCGTTCTCCTCTCGCCACTTTCTCAAAAATGGCAGTTGGTAGCGAGAGGATTCGTGGAGAGGGTGCTTCCTGGACAGAAAACGGGATGGTAACTTCACAACGGAGGTTCTCAAATGAAAAAGAGAGCATCACAGCTATGGAGACCAGTGATTAGGCCGGTAAATCGGATTGCTTTCAGCATTCTAGAATGATTAGGCCTACAGATTAATCCTGGGGCGTGTTCAGCAGTACAACGTTTTggaatgttcagatagaaatatgtcATGTAGAACAAACATTCATGTCTGCTCTATTCATAGGATTTCCATCTGCAACACTGACACCATTTGGCCTTGGACTGGCTCTATTGGTTTGCCTGTGATGTAAACAGTTAGGGAAGGGGTTGAGAACAGATCCTCCTAGATACACTGATAACGTGGAAAAAGAACCCCATGGTTCAGTAAGAAGACAATTATGAAACATGGAGATACTACATGAACTTGCCCAATAAGAAAGAACACCGATTTTCGTTTAAATGTGTTACAGTGcgccctactgaacacaaccccggTTGTAATATGAACAGACCTTTGACTGGCCCTGCAGCTAGCCTTGCTGCTCACCTGCTCAAAGGACTTGGGCCATTCCGAGCTGGGGATATTTCTCAGGTTGCCCCGGTCTTCAATTTTGTAGTGTCTGATTTTCTGGTCTTCCAGCCACACAATGAAATTCCTGAACTCTGTCTCATCTGTGCAAAGCAGAACATGAAGACAGTGACACAATAACTAGATGCACAAATAGTGGTAATAATAGATTTCCTGTGTTAAATTATAGGCTGTGTTATAATAACTGGGGAGCCAGTGGGAATATATAGCACTCATCACATTTATATTGAACCGGCAGAAATTCGCATAAGAAAATTCTGTAAAATTCCTAAGGCAACTCACTTATAATATACCAACAAGGAATATAGAGAGTATCACTTTCAGATGccacccctagcctagctaaagttagctaattATCTAACATTACCTAGTTTCGTTCTCCGTCTCCACTGCCTCGCTAGCACTGCTGTTCGTAAACTAGCTACGCTAGTTAGCCAACTACCTGGTTTAGCTAGCTCCCAAAAAGCTAGTTAGCTGGGCAAATGCACAAAACCTGACCTCCTAACAAGACTCACAGGTtaataattttgtattattaacACAGCTAATATAAACAAAACATGCATACATATTACATACATGGCTGTATCGAAATGTTTTAGACTTAAGAGTAACGTCAAAGACAGTATGGtaacaactaacgttagctagctagatgctACAGCTACATATTTTGAGCATGGCAATGGGTGGCTCTGAAAGTGCACGTCATTCAATAGCAGATAGCTTGTTTATCGTGGTTTTGTTATAGCTACCGTTGCAGTCAAATCCAGAGGGGTTATGATAATCCAACGCTGTCAGTTTTCTTCGAAACATTTTGTCAAGTGGTTCTACCTTTATAGGTCACAAATAGTGGAACTCCTAGCAGAGATGCACAGAGTGCTTCTGTGGGTTTTATGGCGGACTACAACCCAAAAAGGTGTATTGCCGCCACCAACTGGACGGGTTGAAACCAAAACAA is from Salvelinus namaycush isolate Seneca chromosome 28, SaNama_1.0, whole genome shotgun sequence and encodes:
- the rtraf gene encoding RNA transcription, translation and transport factor protein isoform X1, producing the protein MFRRKLTALDYHNPSGFDCNDETEFRNFIVWLEDQKIRHYKIEDRGNLRNIPSSEWPKSFEQYLQDVNCPFSVQERQESVDWLLGLAVRFEYGDNGSPVEKYKNCPPATATKAEKPSDPLIHLDSNNPDFKAGVMGLANMLKIQRHDDYLVMLKAIRILIQERLTPEAIAKARQSKEGLPVALDKHILGFDTGDATLNEAAQILRLLHIEELRDLQTRINEAIVAVQAIIADPKTDHRLGKVGR
- the rtraf gene encoding RNA transcription, translation and transport factor protein isoform X2; the protein is MFRRKLTALDYHNPSGFDCNDETEFRNFIVWLEDQKIRHYKIEDRGNLRNIPSSEWPKSFEQYLQDVNCPFSVQERQESVDWLLGLAVRFEYGDNVEKYKNCPPATATKAEKPSDPLIHLDSNNPDFKAGVMGLANMLKIQRHDDYLVMLKAIRILIQERLTPEAIAKARQSKEGLPVALDKHILGFDTGDATLNEAAQILRLLHIEELRDLQTRINEAIVAVQAIIADPKTDHRLGKVGR